In Nakamurella antarctica, the following are encoded in one genomic region:
- the mihF gene encoding integration host factor, actinobacterial type, producing MALPQLTPEQRASALEKAAAARKARAELKESLKKGTSTMNQVLVDAKTNEALAKLKVSALLEAMPGVGKVRAAQLMEQFEIAPSRRVRGLGERQRAALLAEFGS from the coding sequence GCATCAGCCTTGGAAAAGGCAGCCGCCGCGCGTAAAGCCCGCGCCGAGCTCAAGGAAAGCCTGAAGAAGGGAACGTCGACCATGAACCAGGTTCTGGTCGACGCCAAGACCAACGAAGCGTTGGCGAAATTAAAGGTTTCGGCCTTGCTTGAGGCCATGCCGGGTGTCGGCAAGGTGCGTGCAGCGCAGCTGATGGAGCAGTTCGAAATCGCTCCCAGCCGCCGGGTACGTGGCTTGGGCGAACGACAGCGCGCGGCACTGCTCGCCGAGTTCGGTAGCTGA